In Synechococcus sp. CB0101, a genomic segment contains:
- a CDS encoding glycosyl transferase family protein, translated as MTADALVDGFAAYLYLLRIATAVIGSALAAFGTEDLLIDLLYWLRFSWRRAWIYSRRSFADEQTLYRESERPLAILVPAWNEVGVIGQMAHLAATHLDYENYQIFVGTYPNDADTQSDVDQACQRFSNVHKVVCALPGPTSKADCLNNILAAVLRFEQEACVQFSGFILHDAEDVISPLELRLFNLLVDRKDLIQVPVYPFLHRHWWNFTANHYADEFAELHGKDVIVREALVGQVPSAGVGTCFSRRAVLQLLNEGEGIAFSTQSLTEDYDIGFRLRQAGMREIFVRFSPRDPALAPLREQRFGVNERTSKVICVRENFPETMATAIRQKSRWITGIVFQGSQTIPWTRNWLLNYFLWRDRRGGISNLIGLLSMLLAVQLGIAWLISLEGWSGWEFASILGNSRFLHGLLLYNGLLLLNRIMQRMIFTGSFYGFVASVMAIPRMVWANWVNFFGNLRAFRQVMAMGDARRVAWDKTTHVFPSVAESSKSQPIGEILIEQGSLGRTQLEQVLARSGRRRIGQQLLDEGLIDSRQLAAALAQQHQLGWRDCNPFQPDAELLERIGERLAFKYSVLPLCMEENNLVLGRESAASAVALGVISRQLGCPCRQVLVPQGRVQIGLIHGYRPDENSDLAAGIRELARDPNPERVEALGRHLILLGDLAVEMGLLNQAVLSQALISFDPLQERLGDHLLQRGLLNQNSLETLLMEQQRQRQRGLAGLTITAP; from the coding sequence ATGACTGCCGACGCTCTCGTTGACGGCTTTGCCGCCTATCTCTACCTCTTGCGGATCGCCACGGCCGTGATCGGAAGTGCCTTGGCAGCCTTCGGCACAGAGGATCTGCTCATCGATTTGCTGTACTGGCTGCGCTTCAGCTGGCGACGTGCCTGGATTTACAGCCGCCGCTCATTCGCAGACGAGCAAACCCTTTATCGCGAGAGTGAGCGTCCCCTCGCAATCCTTGTGCCCGCCTGGAACGAGGTAGGCGTGATTGGCCAGATGGCTCATCTGGCAGCCACACACCTCGACTACGAGAACTACCAGATCTTCGTTGGCACCTATCCCAACGATGCCGACACTCAGAGCGATGTTGACCAGGCCTGCCAACGTTTCAGCAATGTGCACAAGGTGGTGTGCGCCTTGCCGGGGCCAACCAGCAAAGCCGATTGCCTCAACAACATCCTGGCAGCCGTTCTGAGATTTGAGCAGGAGGCGTGTGTGCAATTCAGTGGCTTCATCCTGCATGATGCCGAAGACGTGATCTCGCCCCTGGAACTAAGGCTATTCAATCTATTGGTCGACCGCAAAGACCTGATCCAGGTGCCGGTCTATCCCTTTCTGCATCGCCATTGGTGGAACTTCACGGCCAACCACTACGCCGATGAATTCGCAGAACTGCATGGCAAGGACGTGATCGTTCGGGAGGCACTGGTTGGGCAAGTACCGAGCGCCGGTGTTGGCACCTGCTTCAGCCGCCGAGCAGTTCTACAGCTTCTCAATGAGGGAGAAGGCATTGCCTTCTCAACCCAGAGCCTCACCGAGGACTATGACATCGGATTCCGCCTGCGACAGGCTGGGATGCGCGAGATTTTTGTGCGCTTCAGCCCTCGGGATCCTGCCCTGGCCCCGCTGCGCGAACAACGCTTCGGCGTGAATGAACGCACCTCCAAGGTGATCTGCGTACGCGAAAACTTTCCCGAGACGATGGCCACAGCCATCCGGCAGAAATCACGCTGGATTACTGGGATTGTCTTTCAAGGATCCCAGACGATCCCCTGGACGCGAAACTGGCTTCTGAACTACTTCCTGTGGCGCGATCGACGCGGTGGCATCAGCAATCTAATTGGACTGCTGTCGATGCTTCTAGCTGTACAACTTGGGATTGCTTGGTTGATCAGCCTGGAGGGGTGGAGCGGCTGGGAGTTTGCATCGATTCTCGGAAATAGCCGCTTTCTCCATGGTCTGCTTCTGTACAATGGACTTCTGCTACTCAACCGGATCATGCAACGCATGATCTTCACGGGCAGCTTCTATGGCTTCGTTGCCAGTGTTATGGCCATTCCACGCATGGTGTGGGCCAACTGGGTGAATTTCTTCGGCAACTTGCGCGCCTTCCGGCAAGTGATGGCGATGGGCGATGCACGGCGAGTGGCCTGGGACAAAACCACACATGTGTTCCCAAGTGTCGCCGAAAGTTCGAAGAGCCAGCCGATTGGCGAGATCCTGATCGAGCAGGGATCCCTCGGAAGAACCCAGCTGGAGCAGGTACTGGCACGCAGTGGACGCCGAAGGATTGGGCAACAGCTCCTTGACGAAGGCCTGATCGACAGCCGTCAATTAGCCGCCGCGCTGGCCCAGCAACATCAGCTCGGCTGGCGCGATTGCAATCCCTTCCAACCAGATGCCGAGCTGCTTGAGCGGATTGGAGAACGGTTGGCGTTCAAATACTCCGTGCTGCCCTTATGCATGGAAGAGAACAACTTAGTGTTGGGGCGCGAAAGCGCCGCCAGTGCCGTGGCCCTGGGCGTGATCAGCCGTCAACTGGGCTGTCCCTGCCGCCAGGTTCTGGTGCCCCAGGGCCGTGTTCAGATCGGACTGATCCATGGATACCGGCCCGATGAGAACAGTGACCTGGCCGCAGGCATCCGTGAACTAGCGCGGGATCCCAACCCTGAACGCGTGGAAGCGCTTGGCCGCCACTTGATCCTGCTAGGAGATCTGGCCGTGGAGATGGGTCTGCTCAACCAAGCCGTGCTCAGCCAGGCCCTGATCAGCTTTGACCCGTTGCAGGAGCGCCTGGGAGATCACCTGCTGCAACGGGGTCTGCTCAACCAAAACAGCCTGGAGACGCTGTTAATGGAACAACAACGGCAACGGCAACGCGGTCTGGCTGGACTCACGATCACAGCTCCATGA
- a CDS encoding cache domain-containing protein, translating to MNGLALPFKSSRRAAILLSALLLAGLGFLSLFAYLRSTRQFDRQMATKILPLTADAVTARIDDVISQPILASRLLADNSLILGLLSSGRNDSGAITSYLLSIQKAAGAQSAFLVPQSTLQYFHSSGVIKTIQPESPQDRWYRDFLASGQMVEIDIDRDTADPSRTVAFVNVRIQGRDQQLLGVAGLGVSAEAIQRQLKAIQSDYGARVLLVNGVGSVVLSSDGTQGILSHIPGLGDQARVILSQPSSSIQRQLGSDLLYVNVQQIRGSGLTLVVVQTLDPDEKQLRSLLI from the coding sequence ATGAACGGGCTTGCTCTTCCCTTCAAAAGCTCCCGTCGTGCCGCGATTCTTTTATCGGCTCTGCTGTTGGCAGGTCTGGGTTTCCTGTCGCTTTTTGCGTATCTGCGCTCGACCCGGCAGTTCGATCGTCAGATGGCCACCAAGATCCTGCCGCTTACGGCAGATGCCGTGACGGCTCGCATCGATGATGTGATCAGTCAGCCTATTTTGGCTTCCAGGTTGCTTGCTGATAACAGCCTGATCCTTGGTTTGCTCTCATCTGGACGCAACGACTCTGGTGCGATTACGTCGTATCTTTTGTCTATTCAAAAGGCTGCAGGCGCGCAATCTGCATTTCTGGTGCCTCAGAGCACGCTTCAGTATTTTCATTCCTCAGGTGTGATCAAGACGATTCAGCCTGAATCTCCCCAGGATCGTTGGTATCGAGATTTTCTAGCCTCTGGCCAGATGGTTGAGATCGATATCGATCGTGATACGGCTGATCCAAGTCGGACTGTTGCGTTTGTGAACGTCCGCATCCAGGGGCGTGATCAGCAGTTGCTGGGGGTTGCTGGTTTGGGCGTGTCGGCTGAGGCCATCCAGCGGCAACTCAAGGCGATTCAATCCGATTATGGCGCTCGGGTTCTGCTGGTTAACGGCGTCGGATCTGTGGTGTTGTCCTCAGACGGAACACAAGGCATTCTCAGTCATATTCCTGGTCTTGGCGATCAGGCTCGGGTGATTCTGTCTCAGCCGAGTAGCTCCATACAGCGCCAACTTGGAAGTGACTTACTCTATGTGAATGTACAGCAGATTCGTGGATCTGGTTTGACTCTGGTGGTTGTCCAGACCCTGGATCCCGACGAAAAGCAATTGCGCAGCTTGCTGATTTAG
- a CDS encoding GGDEF domain-containing protein, with the protein MAGRFTIGREHEKLHQAAHTDGLKGLLNRTAFAPLFDACTADAAAGQGGLVAALMDIDYFKRVNDTYGHAVGDEALRIVATAIRSSVRDTDPVFRWGGEEFLLLLPMADLPQALARLEALRDRLRGTPIEVPQPAGAIYVNLSFGVGRHRKGESSAGLLQRADRALYDAKNSGRDCIAVDQES; encoded by the coding sequence GTGGCTGGCCGTTTTACGATTGGCCGTGAGCATGAGAAGCTTCACCAAGCTGCTCACACCGATGGCCTCAAAGGCCTGTTGAACCGTACGGCCTTCGCTCCTTTGTTTGATGCCTGCACGGCAGATGCAGCGGCAGGCCAGGGTGGTCTGGTGGCCGCGTTGATGGACATTGACTATTTCAAGCGCGTGAATGACACGTATGGCCACGCTGTTGGTGATGAAGCTCTGCGCATCGTGGCGACTGCAATTCGCAGTAGTGTTCGTGACACCGATCCTGTGTTTCGTTGGGGCGGTGAGGAGTTTCTGCTCTTGTTGCCGATGGCTGATTTGCCCCAGGCCCTTGCACGATTAGAGGCCCTCCGGGATCGATTGCGGGGTACTCCGATTGAGGTGCCACAGCCTGCGGGGGCGATCTATGTCAACCTTAGCTTTGGTGTGGGACGTCACCGGAAAGGGGAATCCAGTGCAGGTCTGCTTCAGCGCGCCGACCGAGCTCTTTATGACGCTAAAAACAGCGGGCGCGACTGTATCGCTGTCGATCAAGAGTCTTAG
- a CDS encoding cytochrome b/b6 domain-containing protein encodes MNRPIPYQPSLLRLLHGCTALLVPLAWLSGLVVFSNHDGRWLRLPTLPGDWIDIHGTVGVLLWPVALVFALYALNAGRSRLRQPANAAALIGLMLAIGSGKLMQEDWLRTGQLDAFPYHLHLLAWLLISGAVIWHGGAVLRRGGWRFARSMAQLQVRENDGPRSWPRQLLRRR; translated from the coding sequence ATGAACCGCCCCATTCCTTACCAACCCTCGCTGCTGCGGCTGCTGCACGGATGCACCGCCCTACTCGTGCCGCTGGCCTGGCTGAGCGGGCTCGTGGTGTTCAGCAATCACGACGGCCGCTGGTTGCGCCTGCCGACACTCCCCGGCGATTGGATTGACATCCATGGAACGGTGGGGGTGCTGCTCTGGCCCGTGGCGCTGGTGTTTGCGCTCTACGCGCTGAACGCTGGTCGGAGCCGCCTGCGCCAACCGGCCAATGCCGCAGCCCTGATCGGTCTGATGCTCGCGATCGGCAGCGGCAAGTTGATGCAGGAGGACTGGTTACGCACGGGGCAGCTCGATGCCTTTCCGTATCACTTGCACCTGCTCGCCTGGCTACTGATCAGTGGTGCGGTGATCTGGCATGGGGGAGCTGTGCTGCGCCGCGGGGGCTGGCGCTTCGCGCGCTCGATGGCGCAACTCCAGGTGCGCGAGAACGACGGGCCGCGCAGCTGGCCGAGGCAACTCCTGCGCCGCCGCTGA